The Brassica napus cultivar Da-Ae chromosome C7, Da-Ae, whole genome shotgun sequence genome has a segment encoding these proteins:
- the LOC106358408 gene encoding protein NRT1/ PTR FAMILY 6.2-like gives MESKGSWTVADAVDYNGLPADKSKTGGWITAAFILGIEVVERLSTMGIAVNLVTYLMETMHLPSSNSANIVTDFMGTSFLLCLLGGFLADSFLGRFKTIAIFSTIQALGTGALAVATKLPELRPPTCHHGETCTTATAFQMTFLYIALYLIALGTGGLKSSISGFGSDQFDDKDPKEKAQMAFFFNRFFFIISMGTLMAVTVLVYIQDEVGRSWAYGICTVSMAIAIAVFLSGTKSYRYKKSQGSPVVQIFQIIAASIRKRKTELPQSIVYLYEDTPEGLRIEHTDQFRMLDKAAVVTEGDFEQTLDGIAIPNPWKLSSVTKVEEVKMMVRLLPIWATTIIFWTTYAQMITFSVEQASTMRRNVGNFQIPAGSLTVFFVAAILITLAFYDRVIMPFWKKWKGKPGFSSLQRMAIGLVLSTVGMAAAAIVEQKRLLVAKSSTQKILPISVFQLVPQFFLVGSGEAFIYTGQLDFFITQSPKGMKTMSTGLFLTTLSLGFFVSSFLVSIVKKVTATSVNGGWLADNINHGRLDLFYWLLAILSGINFVVYVICALWFKPTKGKDSEEMEKGKGFSVEDC, from the exons ATG GAGAGCAAAGGGAGTTGGACGGTGGCTGATGCCGTAGACTACAACGGCCTACCGGCCGATAAATCCAAAACCGGTGGCTGGATCACCGCAGCTTTCATTCTTG GGATAGAAGTTGTGGAGAGGCTATCAACAATGGGAATAGCAGTGAATTTGGTAACATACCTGATGGAGACAATGCATCTCCCAAGCTCAAACTCTGCCAACATTGTCACTGACTTTATGGGCACTTCCTTCCTCCTCTGCTTACTCGGCGGGTTTCTAGCTGACTCCTTCCTCGGCCGTTTCAAAACCATCGCTATTTTCTCAACAATTCAAGCTTTG GGAACCGGTGCACTAGCGGTGGCAACAAAGCTTCCAGAACTGCGTCCGCCAACATGCCACCACGGTGAAACCTGTACGACCGCCACTGCTTTCCAAATGACATTTCTCTACATTGCACTTTACCTTATAGCCCTTGGAACTGGTGGCCTTAAGTCTAGCATCTCCGGCTTTGGGTCTGACCAATTTGATGACAAGGATCCTAAAGAAAAAGCTCAGATGGCTTTCTTCTTCAACAG ATTCTTCTTCATCATTAGCATGGGGACATTAATGGCTGTGACTGTTTTGGTTTACATACAAGATGAAGTGGGAAGATCATGGGCTTATGGAATCTGCACTGTATCTATGGCTATAGCTATTGCAGTTTTCTTGTCTGGAACTAAGAGTTACCGTTATAAGAAGAGCCAAGGAAGTCCCGTTGTGcaaatttttcaaataattgcAGCTTCGATTAGGAAGAGAAAAACGGAACTGCCTCAAAGCATTGTCTATCTTTATGAAGATACTCCCGAGGGCTTGAGAATTGAACATACTGATCAGTTTCG CATGTTGGACAAGGCGGCCGTAGTTACCGAAGGAGATTTTGAACAAACTCTAGATGGCATCGCAATTCCGAACCCTTGGAAGCTAAGCTCGGTGACCAAAGTTGAGGAAGTGAAAATGATGGTTAGGCTTTTGCCTATTTGGGCAACCACTATAATTTTCTGGACAACATATGCCCAAATGATTACATTCTCAGTTGAGCAAGCTTCAACCATGAGACGCAACGTTGGAAACTTCCAGATCCCAGCAGGTTCTCTCACCGTGTTTTTCGTTGCGGCTATTCTTATAACTTTGGCTTTCTACGACCGTGTCATCATGCCTTTTTGGAAGAAATGGAAAGGAAAACCAG GATTCTCTAGCCTGCAGAGAATGGCTATTGGATTAGTCTTATCAACCGTTGGAATGGCAGCTGCAGCCATAGTTGAGCAAAAGCGTCTATTAGTGGCGAAATCTAGTACACAGAAAATATTGCCCATAAGTGTTTTCCAACTCGTTCCACAATTCTTCCTAGTAGGATCTGGGGAAGCCTTTATATACACTGGCCAACTTGATTTCTTCATAACCCAATCGCCCAAGGGAATGAAAACAATGAGCACTGGACTTTTCTTGACTACTTTGTCACTAGGCTTCTTCGTCAGCAGTTTCTTGGTTTCAATCGTCAAAAAGGTCACTGCAACTTCTGTAAATGGAGGATGGTTGGCTGATAACATCAACCATGGCCGGCTCGATCTCTTTTATTGGCTTTTAGCCATTCTCAGTGGAATCAACTTTGTTGTTTATGTCATATGTGCCTTATGGTTCAAGCCAACAAAGGGTAAAGACTCGGAGGAGATGGAAAAGGGTAAGGGTTTTTCAGTTGAAGACTgttag